In the genome of Bacillus sp. S3, one region contains:
- a CDS encoding TRM11 family SAM-dependent methyltransferase, which yields MIDPTIDISSQKGTSYIYTYACSEDERSLCALEMRSLFGKVSQSNVLESSVKIDPSRSPFIKERISVIYEAECLDNLYQQVEALQLSGATFKITYVKNNGQTKSENEGFERRRAIEREIGLHVNGKADLRFPDQSFGIMHVNGRWVFGEYVKSESVWFRHQKKPNGYSTALSTRVARAVVNIAIPNPKGIKAIDPCCGIGTVLIEARSMGIDIVGSDRNQLILPGARENMAHFGLTGEIKLADLRDITNHYDVAIIDLPYNLCSVITPEEQLEMLQSARRLADKVVVVTVEPVDEILLKAGFSIKDRGIAKKGLFSREVIVCN from the coding sequence ATGATTGATCCCACCATAGATATTTCTTCACAAAAAGGAACTTCCTATATATATACCTATGCCTGCTCTGAGGATGAACGCTCATTATGCGCGTTGGAAATGCGTTCATTATTCGGCAAGGTGTCCCAATCTAATGTCTTGGAAAGCTCCGTAAAAATTGATCCAAGTCGGAGCCCCTTTATTAAAGAAAGAATAAGTGTGATATATGAAGCGGAATGCCTGGACAATCTTTATCAGCAGGTGGAAGCTTTACAACTAAGTGGAGCAACTTTTAAAATCACTTATGTGAAAAATAATGGTCAGACTAAAAGTGAAAACGAGGGATTCGAGAGACGACGGGCCATTGAACGTGAGATTGGATTGCACGTCAACGGAAAAGCAGATCTTCGTTTCCCTGACCAATCTTTTGGCATCATGCATGTAAATGGAAGATGGGTATTTGGTGAGTATGTGAAAAGTGAGTCAGTTTGGTTCCGACATCAAAAGAAGCCAAATGGATACTCCACTGCCCTCAGCACACGTGTTGCCAGAGCGGTGGTGAATATCGCCATCCCCAATCCAAAAGGGATTAAAGCCATAGATCCCTGCTGCGGAATTGGCACAGTCCTAATTGAAGCCCGATCAATGGGCATCGACATAGTTGGGAGCGACCGAAATCAGCTTATCCTCCCTGGTGCACGGGAAAACATGGCACACTTTGGTCTTACTGGGGAAATCAAATTAGCTGATCTTCGCGATATCACCAATCATTATGATGTAGCCATTATTGATTTGCCATATAATTTGTGTTCGGTAATCACCCCGGAGGAACAACTAGAAATGCTTCAAAGTGCACGTAGGCTCGCTGACAAAGTTGTCGTGGTGACCGTTGAACCCGTCGATGAAATCCTATTAAAAGCAGGTTTTTCGATTAAGGACCGTGGTATTGCTAAAAAAGGATTATTTAGTCGAGAAGTGATTGTTTGCAATTAA
- a CDS encoding toprim domain-containing protein: MIEESFHNYIKDFVLKSSEELEWGQPNYDNLLLEAKIIKRSERTYRILGLLTLSIQPHKKGATANDHKLDTLKFTPRKKVNLDDDDRQTFRWLEDGWILKEVRFEKDEKTVRSAHYRMGFRLYQYEQLKLQQKTDQIRQEFLQLQSDILATLSTQVVHHGKFSNKKGHGLQNIAKIVNQLNHNELNASDFFPQKWHLGSRLKYLHFVNAFSQLCLHKKEFDWKEIGAAYFQKIGGSKEFDSYKQEFIDHLEEWANVPAVELGLTSLGQITPVFFAGQLSGKYASYDWGPVHALTNLSIANEAYRTKATTLWLVENRAILTRMAAAEDFLKETNSLVICVDGHLRSTHKNAIVQLLDNSDIKQVMIWCDYDRDGLQISKEIHTLVYKHNALTKKFILPEQQVICDWFQFEQCLINFLENNTMEQEQMMGGVDHWKKWIQD, translated from the coding sequence ATGATAGAAGAGTCATTTCATAACTATATTAAAGATTTCGTTCTTAAAAGCAGCGAGGAGCTGGAGTGGGGTCAACCCAATTACGATAATCTTTTACTGGAAGCAAAGATTATCAAACGTTCAGAGCGAACCTATCGAATTCTCGGACTTTTAACATTATCAATCCAACCCCATAAAAAAGGAGCAACGGCAAACGATCATAAATTGGATACTTTAAAATTTACCCCCCGGAAAAAAGTGAATTTAGATGATGACGATCGTCAGACCTTTAGATGGCTGGAGGATGGGTGGATTTTGAAGGAAGTACGGTTTGAGAAAGATGAGAAAACGGTCCGTTCTGCCCATTATCGGATGGGGTTTCGATTGTACCAATATGAACAATTAAAGCTTCAACAAAAGACGGATCAAATTCGTCAGGAATTTCTTCAACTACAAAGCGACATTCTAGCAACTCTATCAACTCAAGTTGTTCATCATGGAAAATTTTCAAATAAAAAAGGGCATGGATTACAAAATATAGCGAAAATAGTGAATCAGCTTAACCACAATGAATTAAATGCATCGGATTTTTTTCCACAAAAGTGGCATTTGGGCAGCAGGTTAAAGTATTTACACTTTGTTAATGCCTTTAGTCAATTATGTCTTCACAAGAAGGAATTTGATTGGAAAGAAATCGGTGCAGCCTATTTTCAAAAAATTGGTGGGTCAAAGGAATTTGATTCCTACAAACAAGAGTTTATTGACCATTTAGAAGAGTGGGCCAATGTTCCGGCAGTTGAGTTAGGGCTAACAAGTCTCGGTCAAATTACGCCTGTTTTTTTCGCTGGACAGTTGAGCGGGAAGTACGCTTCCTATGATTGGGGACCCGTTCATGCCTTAACGAATTTATCGATAGCAAATGAAGCGTACCGAACAAAAGCAACGACGCTTTGGCTGGTTGAAAATCGCGCGATCCTTACGCGAATGGCTGCTGCTGAGGATTTTCTAAAAGAAACCAATTCTCTCGTCATTTGTGTGGATGGGCATTTACGTTCCACCCACAAAAATGCTATTGTCCAACTCCTCGACAATAGCGATATTAAACAGGTGATGATATGGTGTGACTACGATCGGGATGGCCTGCAAATCTCAAAAGAAATCCACACATTAGTCTATAAACACAACGCGCTTACGAAAAAGTTCATTTTGCCAGAACAGCAAGTGATCTGCGACTGGTTCCAATTTGAACAATGTTTAATAAACTTTTTAGAAAATAACACAATGGAGCAGGAACAAATGATGGGAGGTGTAGATCATTGGAAAAAGTGGATACAGGATTAA
- a CDS encoding chromosome segregation protein SMC gives MIPWRMSFSGIRDYRPEQIDLSGIDQHIMITGPNGSGKSTITYCMGAVLYSSKVDVEGLKSRNLLPDQTWKAQISIVFKNNGQMKIDAATFIQFTLRMVQEPGQPIKKEYSISTGEEMDQWEQPIKYSSGDRQFNFSAYKKDLLYKYKIDPDAYYLIWYQQEVNQFAVMNPEERFRIFSEMHGIDQTQREWEESIEKLKETTETLKTAKFSVDNKKLELQIKKADLERFKSNQERLLHGAREYSESLLLLESALKKEMNSLEGIMVELYSDMEETKDAISTKQDEKEKLIDQSKKLLIEKGELEGRLEEADALLETINEEIQVKRQSIAELENELEDLTKRKNQITRTEKQVQEELDRLGKAINDTSNRLDEVKRQHEQLDLSRSDLLMEIAKLNYQVKEDERLYGEHSERLAEYKSSHDVSMTITKLDEEINAFKNEKLSVSNELHELKTEQDSLLENRDLSKRQSDSLAFLRLRNIKAYSLRELVELDEQAQLKDERLFHAIKYTIFFQGKQIDPPNDLYHVPLMETVPDRSVDVLPELHLKIKDGLKDEDIPHALKALWWVGQFFKNGPFKILNGSLHDPMGIRGPQEKERYILSKKALAARRKEVDRLIDKYESRLMQLNELIGSHTKKSQELNRIIQSVREAEAFMAMDYERQSRIKRSEEENKRLADIQKLLRELDGKRMSLHVHLQQLQDKQGILMDEEAFYEELGKMKGKYDQLITLQAQFTAFKTQHDEQVALLEGLEDELIKLESRMKKLKRNEEQLADEIESFHAGLNSISKQLNTKKEEKDVTAQQLVDYIKEITEIKDLVPHIFSEIAIEPIPDVIPSMTNLKNQRENGKIIFDAARREPGIDPAAPENYEAVKFEFERIDNEYKRTNILLDQDRERAEQLKDKLETTINMRVTEIRRRFQSYMSHFQFEGEVDWESSEDKRGRTHFKLFIKARKEGHRGSMEDVSTKARGGKVGKGVSGGEESLSSLLFALALLQNLSFKPGFIVLDEFDSALDENRKLKVFNLYVQELNRKLIILTPKSHEEHYLKRFSKALVVQHDPSIPSSKIVGIVKKDS, from the coding sequence ATGATCCCTTGGAGAATGTCATTTTCAGGTATTCGAGATTATCGGCCGGAGCAAATTGATTTATCTGGAATAGACCAGCATATTATGATCACAGGTCCAAATGGTTCAGGTAAATCAACGATCACGTATTGCATGGGGGCGGTTCTTTATTCTTCAAAAGTTGATGTGGAAGGGTTAAAATCTCGAAATCTATTGCCAGATCAAACCTGGAAAGCGCAAATATCTATCGTATTCAAAAATAATGGCCAGATGAAAATAGACGCTGCCACCTTTATTCAATTTACATTACGAATGGTCCAAGAACCTGGGCAGCCGATTAAAAAAGAGTATTCCATCTCAACAGGCGAAGAGATGGATCAGTGGGAACAACCCATTAAATATTCGTCAGGGGATCGTCAATTTAATTTTTCCGCCTATAAGAAAGATCTGCTCTACAAATATAAAATTGACCCCGATGCCTATTATCTCATTTGGTATCAACAAGAGGTGAATCAATTTGCCGTTATGAACCCTGAAGAACGGTTTCGGATTTTTAGCGAGATGCATGGAATTGATCAAACGCAGCGCGAATGGGAAGAAAGTATTGAAAAACTTAAGGAAACAACGGAAACTCTTAAAACAGCTAAGTTTAGTGTGGATAACAAAAAATTAGAACTTCAAATCAAAAAGGCTGATTTAGAAAGGTTTAAAAGTAATCAAGAACGTCTATTACATGGTGCAAGGGAATATTCAGAATCTCTTTTATTATTAGAATCAGCTTTGAAAAAAGAGATGAATAGTTTAGAAGGAATCATGGTGGAACTATACTCTGATATGGAAGAAACGAAGGATGCTATCTCCACCAAGCAAGATGAAAAAGAAAAATTGATCGATCAATCGAAAAAGCTGCTAATTGAAAAAGGTGAGTTAGAAGGCCGGCTGGAAGAGGCAGATGCATTACTGGAAACAATAAATGAGGAAATTCAGGTTAAAAGGCAGTCCATCGCCGAGCTGGAAAACGAACTTGAAGATTTAACAAAGCGAAAGAACCAAATTACCCGTACAGAAAAACAAGTGCAGGAAGAGTTAGATCGGTTGGGCAAAGCAATCAATGACACCAGCAACCGACTTGATGAGGTTAAAAGGCAGCATGAACAGTTGGACTTGTCGCGCAGTGATTTACTGATGGAAATCGCAAAATTAAATTATCAAGTGAAAGAAGACGAGCGATTATATGGTGAGCATAGTGAAAGATTAGCTGAATATAAAAGCAGTCATGACGTATCGATGACCATTACGAAACTAGATGAAGAAATTAACGCCTTTAAAAATGAAAAATTGAGCGTCTCAAATGAACTTCATGAGTTGAAAACAGAGCAGGACTCCTTACTGGAAAATCGTGATCTATCTAAGCGTCAAAGTGATTCGTTAGCCTTTCTTCGTTTGCGAAATATTAAAGCCTATTCTCTTCGTGAATTGGTGGAATTGGACGAACAGGCACAATTAAAAGACGAACGGCTATTTCATGCGATTAAGTATACGATCTTTTTTCAAGGAAAACAGATTGACCCCCCTAATGATCTTTACCACGTTCCATTAATGGAGACGGTACCTGACCGTTCTGTAGATGTGCTACCTGAACTGCATCTGAAAATCAAGGATGGTTTGAAGGATGAAGATATTCCACATGCACTCAAAGCACTGTGGTGGGTAGGGCAATTTTTCAAAAACGGTCCATTTAAGATACTGAATGGGAGCTTACATGATCCGATGGGGATCCGTGGACCACAGGAAAAAGAGCGTTATATTCTAAGTAAGAAGGCATTGGCGGCCAGAAGAAAAGAAGTGGACAGGCTCATCGACAAATATGAATCCAGGCTGATGCAATTAAATGAACTCATTGGCAGTCACACTAAAAAATCACAAGAATTAAATCGGATTATTCAGTCTGTAAGAGAAGCGGAAGCGTTTATGGCAATGGATTATGAGCGTCAAAGCCGTATCAAGCGATCAGAAGAGGAGAACAAAAGATTAGCAGATATTCAGAAATTGTTAAGAGAACTTGATGGTAAAAGGATGAGTCTGCATGTCCATTTGCAACAACTTCAAGATAAACAGGGTATCCTAATGGATGAAGAAGCCTTTTACGAAGAGCTTGGAAAAATGAAGGGGAAATATGACCAGTTAATAACTCTACAAGCCCAGTTCACTGCGTTTAAGACTCAGCATGATGAGCAGGTTGCTCTTTTAGAAGGACTTGAAGATGAGCTTATTAAGCTGGAAAGCAGGATGAAAAAGCTGAAACGGAATGAAGAACAACTGGCTGATGAAATAGAAAGTTTTCATGCTGGGCTGAATTCAATTTCCAAACAACTGAATACTAAAAAGGAAGAAAAGGATGTAACAGCCCAACAGCTTGTGGATTATATAAAAGAAATAACAGAAATAAAAGATCTAGTTCCGCACATTTTTTCAGAGATTGCTATTGAACCTATTCCTGATGTAATCCCATCCATGACAAACTTAAAAAATCAGCGGGAAAACGGGAAAATAATATTTGACGCTGCTAGAAGGGAGCCTGGTATTGACCCTGCAGCACCTGAAAATTATGAAGCCGTTAAGTTCGAGTTTGAACGAATAGACAATGAATACAAGCGTACGAATATCTTACTCGATCAAGATAGAGAGCGTGCAGAGCAATTAAAGGACAAGCTAGAAACGACCATTAATATGCGGGTCACGGAAATTCGAAGAAGATTTCAGTCGTATATGAGTCATTTTCAATTTGAAGGCGAAGTCGATTGGGAGTCATCCGAGGATAAAAGAGGAAGAACACATTTCAAGCTGTTCATAAAAGCACGAAAAGAAGGTCACCGAGGGTCAATGGAGGATGTCAGTACAAAGGCCCGCGGAGGAAAGGTTGGTAAAGGGGTATCAGGGGGAGAAGAATCACTTAGCTCACTGCTTTTTGCTTTGGCCCTGTTACAAAACTTATCCTTTAAACCAGGGTTCATTGTGCTGGATGAATTCGACAGCGCTTTGGACGAAAACCGCAAATTAAAAGTGTTTAACTTATATGTACAAGAATTAAATAGAAAGTTGATCATCCTTACGCCAAAATCGCATGAAGAACATTACCTAAAGCGCTTCTCAAAGGCATTAGTTGTTCAACATGACCCTTCCATTCCTTCTAGTAAAATAGTGGGTATTGTGAAGAAGGATTCATAG
- a CDS encoding TetR/AcrR family transcriptional regulator, translating into MARNEKQFKMIRDQRYEEISNAALKVFARKGFAGTKISDITSSINLSHGLLYHYFKSKEDIYVSLIVNILDQFKQAVTEANNSKGTPYDKLNWFTTLTFSGSSEVALERHILIIEALQAEFLSEEIKQNIRQEYSDSLKVLSIIISDGQRDGIFIEGDAMELAAYYLSFSQGLTLWNAKGFYHINVSAETVMRPLLANP; encoded by the coding sequence ATGGCAAGAAATGAAAAACAATTTAAAATGATACGAGATCAACGATATGAAGAAATTAGCAATGCAGCGTTAAAAGTATTTGCCCGAAAAGGGTTCGCAGGAACTAAGATTAGCGATATTACTTCTTCCATAAATTTAAGTCATGGATTACTTTATCATTACTTCAAATCAAAAGAAGATATTTATGTGTCGCTTATTGTGAATATCCTTGATCAATTTAAACAGGCTGTTACGGAAGCAAATAATAGTAAGGGTACTCCTTATGACAAGCTTAATTGGTTCACAACACTAACTTTTTCAGGTTCTTCAGAGGTAGCGCTTGAACGGCACATTCTAATTATTGAAGCACTTCAAGCAGAATTTCTGTCTGAAGAAATTAAACAAAATATTAGACAAGAGTACTCTGATTCATTAAAAGTTCTTTCCATAATTATTTCTGACGGGCAGCGTGATGGAATATTTATAGAGGGTGATGCAATGGAACTAGCCGCGTACTATTTATCTTTCTCACAAGGTCTTACCTTATGGAATGCTAAAGGTTTTTATCATATTAACGTTTCTGCTGAGACCGTAATGCGTCCATTATTAGCTAATCCTTGA
- a CDS encoding MFS transporter, with the protein MGKQKKGKIHFAWWVLLGLSIMIGLARGGINNAGGLFLTPVTKDLGIGMGSLSLYFSISSIVTMLFLPIAGKMMAKYDIRGLLIFAIILQAGSFAMFGLMNSVWGWYVFSIPMAIGSIFVATMAGPVIINRWFKKHNGLAMGIMMAAVGLFGAIIQPMVGNFIAEHGWRNAYITLGLVVIVIVIPVVLLTIRLKPEQKGLLPYGVQEATTEGGKAAPTDRGVTMAVAKKSMAFYSLLMFFFFMTAIASFAQHIAPYAMGIGYDVEFAGKVMGAFMIGMLVGALAFGFLTDKIGARNTGVFSMLCGIVAIGLLIFIPGNAATFSIAIGIFGFVTASIGTLAPLITTAVFGMKEYSQIYATLGIGLAVAGIVALPGYGYVFDLTGSYTPVLYTIIVMLLINIALIIMAFKGKKRLEDSGSWN; encoded by the coding sequence GTGGGCAAGCAAAAAAAGGGGAAAATCCACTTTGCATGGTGGGTATTACTAGGACTATCTATAATGATTGGTCTTGCAAGAGGTGGAATTAATAATGCAGGGGGATTATTTTTAACCCCAGTTACAAAAGACTTAGGGATTGGTATGGGCAGCCTATCATTATACTTTAGTATTTCATCCATTGTTACTATGCTATTCTTACCGATAGCAGGTAAAATGATGGCGAAATATGATATAAGAGGACTTTTAATCTTTGCTATTATCTTACAAGCAGGTTCCTTTGCGATGTTCGGATTGATGAATTCTGTCTGGGGCTGGTATGTCTTCTCGATTCCAATGGCGATTGGATCTATATTTGTAGCTACAATGGCTGGACCTGTTATCATCAATCGCTGGTTTAAAAAGCACAATGGGCTGGCTATGGGAATTATGATGGCAGCTGTGGGCCTCTTTGGCGCAATCATTCAACCAATGGTCGGTAACTTTATAGCTGAGCATGGGTGGAGAAATGCTTATATAACATTGGGCCTTGTTGTCATTGTCATCGTTATCCCTGTTGTTCTATTGACCATTAGATTGAAACCGGAACAAAAAGGCTTATTACCATATGGGGTTCAAGAAGCAACAACTGAAGGCGGAAAAGCAGCTCCAACTGATAGAGGAGTGACAATGGCTGTCGCTAAAAAATCAATGGCATTTTATTCATTATTAATGTTCTTTTTCTTTATGACAGCGATTGCAAGCTTTGCACAGCATATTGCACCATATGCAATGGGGATTGGATATGATGTTGAATTTGCCGGAAAAGTAATGGGCGCATTTATGATTGGTATGTTAGTAGGAGCATTAGCATTTGGTTTCTTGACAGACAAAATCGGAGCAAGAAATACGGGTGTCTTTTCAATGTTATGTGGAATTGTTGCAATTGGATTATTAATCTTTATTCCTGGGAACGCTGCAACATTCAGTATTGCGATTGGTATTTTTGGATTTGTAACAGCTTCAATCGGAACGTTAGCGCCATTGATAACTACAGCTGTTTTTGGAATGAAAGAATATAGTCAAATTTATGCCACGCTTGGGATCGGCTTAGCTGTCGCAGGCATAGTAGCATTACCTGGCTACGGATACGTGTTCGACTTAACTGGAAGCTACACGCCTGTGTTGTATACAATTATCGTGATGCTGCTTATTAATATCGCGCTTATTATTATGGCATTCAAAGGCAAAAAGAGACTAGAAGATTCGGGTTCGTGGAATTGA
- a CDS encoding SDR family NAD(P)-dependent oxidoreductase: MSRVDGKVALITGGASGIGLSAAKLLAKEGAKVVIGDYNIDGAKEAVASIQSQGGEASAVFLDASKEESIKNAVQFTVEQYGTITILFNNVGLTNLKKDLDIVNIDLEEWDRLMAVNTKSVLLGSRFAIPHMIEAGGGSIINTASMSAFAADSIRSAYGASKAAVVNLTKYIAAQYGKSNIRCNAVAPGLILTPAAKNNLQPEILDLFEKHNALPYHGEADDIGYTVLFLASDESKFITGQTIQVEGGHYLSNPTMPDFNEMAKKGK; this comes from the coding sequence ATGTCAAGAGTTGACGGAAAAGTTGCGTTAATAACAGGAGGAGCTTCCGGTATTGGCTTATCAGCGGCCAAGTTACTTGCAAAGGAAGGTGCCAAGGTCGTTATTGGCGATTATAATATTGATGGTGCAAAGGAAGCGGTGGCATCTATTCAAAGCCAGGGTGGAGAAGCAAGTGCTGTATTCTTGGATGCTTCAAAAGAAGAATCCATTAAAAATGCTGTTCAATTTACAGTTGAACAATATGGTACAATTACCATTCTATTCAATAATGTAGGATTAACAAATTTAAAAAAAGATTTAGATATAGTGAATATTGACCTTGAAGAATGGGACCGCCTAATGGCTGTGAATACGAAGAGTGTTTTACTGGGCAGCAGGTTTGCCATCCCGCATATGATTGAAGCTGGCGGCGGCTCTATTATTAATACTGCTTCCATGTCTGCATTTGCTGCAGATTCTATTCGGTCAGCATACGGTGCCTCTAAAGCAGCAGTTGTTAATTTAACTAAATATATAGCTGCGCAATACGGAAAAAGTAACATACGGTGTAACGCGGTTGCTCCAGGATTGATTTTAACTCCTGCAGCTAAAAATAACCTTCAGCCAGAGATTCTGGATTTGTTTGAAAAACATAATGCGCTCCCATATCACGGCGAAGCAGATGATATCGGGTATACGGTTTTATTCCTGGCTTCGGACGAGTCAAAATTCATTACAGGCCAAACTATTCAGGTAGAAGGCGGCCATTACCTTTCTAATCCAACCATGCCTGACTTTAATGAGATGGCGAAAAAGGGAAAATAA
- a CDS encoding uracil-DNA glycosylase, which translates to MAILKNDWAPLLEEEFEKPYYQRLRNILLDEYQTKVVYPEQNDIYNALHFTSYDETKVVIIGQDPYHGQGQAHGLSFSVKPGVRIPPSLKNIYKELQTDLGCQIPNNGYLVKWAKQGVLMLNAVLTVRAGSPNSHKGLGWEEFTDKVIEELNQREKPVVFILWGNFAQQKQQLITSSRHFIIKSPHPSPFSANKGFFGSKPFSKTNAILRDLGMKEIDWQIPDL; encoded by the coding sequence ATGGCTATTTTGAAAAATGATTGGGCGCCTTTGCTTGAAGAAGAATTTGAGAAACCCTATTACCAGCGATTGAGGAACATACTGCTAGATGAATACCAAACAAAAGTGGTGTATCCGGAGCAAAATGATATTTATAATGCATTGCATTTTACTTCATATGACGAAACGAAAGTAGTTATTATTGGTCAAGACCCTTATCATGGCCAAGGACAGGCCCACGGATTAAGTTTTTCAGTTAAGCCGGGTGTACGGATTCCTCCCTCATTGAAAAATATCTATAAGGAGCTGCAAACTGATTTGGGATGCCAGATCCCAAATAATGGGTACCTGGTCAAATGGGCGAAGCAGGGAGTATTGATGTTGAATGCGGTTTTAACCGTACGGGCAGGAAGCCCAAACTCACATAAAGGCCTGGGTTGGGAAGAGTTTACTGATAAAGTAATTGAAGAATTGAATCAAAGAGAGAAACCAGTTGTTTTTATCCTTTGGGGAAATTTCGCACAACAAAAACAACAGCTCATCACTTCATCAAGGCATTTCATCATAAAGTCGCCACATCCCAGCCCATTTTCCGCCAATAAGGGCTTTTTTGGGAGTAAACCATTTTCCAAAACCAATGCGATTTTACGCGATTTAGGGATGAAGGAAATTGACTGGCAGATACCAGATTTATAG
- a CDS encoding DoxX family membrane protein, with product MRWFKTPLAAGVWTVLRIWLGLQWVEAGFHKITGGFDAAGFLKGALANATGDHPAVQGWYAEFLQQFAMPNVHIFNVLIPWGELLVGIGLIVGLATIPALIAGAFMNLNFMLAGTTSTNPILYTAAMILLFAGAGAYYFGLDRFAVPFIKGYFNKGHEKPAEITR from the coding sequence ATGAGATGGTTCAAAACCCCTCTAGCAGCAGGTGTGTGGACAGTTTTACGAATATGGCTTGGCTTACAATGGGTTGAGGCAGGTTTTCATAAAATAACAGGCGGATTTGATGCTGCCGGATTCTTAAAAGGTGCGTTAGCAAATGCAACAGGTGATCATCCAGCAGTACAAGGATGGTATGCTGAGTTCTTACAACAATTCGCAATGCCAAACGTTCATATCTTCAACGTATTAATCCCTTGGGGAGAATTACTTGTTGGTATTGGTTTAATCGTCGGTCTAGCTACAATTCCAGCTTTAATCGCCGGAGCCTTCATGAACTTAAACTTTATGTTAGCAGGTACAACAAGCACTAATCCAATCCTTTATACAGCAGCAATGATTCTCTTATTCGCAGGAGCCGGTGCTTACTACTTTGGACTTGACCGATTTGCAGTTCCCTTTATCAAAGGCTATTTCAACAAAGGTCATGAAAAACCTGCAGAAATAACTCGATAG
- a CDS encoding SDR family NAD(P)-dependent oxidoreductase, which yields MSKLQGKVAIITGGAGGIGKGIATAFVKEGARVAIVDLNAEAGQKTIKELQEYQRESIFIQANLMEHDNIAGIVKQVGETFGKIDILVNNAHASKMASIEETTQKELDLSFNTGFYPTFYFMQAVLPYLKDTKGKIINFASGAGINGDVNQGSYAAAKEAIRGITRVAANEFGPFGINVNIISPIAKSEGMLQWADANPEYYQAMLSKIPLRRLGEIESDIGRVAVFLASEDSDYITGQTIMVDGGSIKLR from the coding sequence GTGAGCAAACTTCAAGGGAAAGTAGCGATTATTACTGGTGGAGCAGGTGGTATTGGTAAAGGAATTGCAACCGCTTTTGTAAAAGAAGGGGCAAGAGTAGCGATTGTAGACCTAAATGCGGAAGCCGGTCAAAAAACAATAAAAGAGCTTCAGGAATATCAACGTGAGTCTATTTTTATTCAAGCCAATCTTATGGAGCACGATAACATAGCCGGTATTGTAAAACAAGTTGGAGAAACGTTCGGAAAGATTGATATTTTAGTAAATAATGCACATGCATCAAAAATGGCCTCTATTGAAGAAACAACTCAAAAGGAATTGGATTTATCATTTAACACGGGATTTTATCCAACATTCTATTTTATGCAAGCAGTGCTGCCCTATTTAAAAGATACAAAGGGTAAAATCATTAATTTTGCTTCAGGTGCCGGAATTAACGGTGATGTAAATCAAGGTTCATATGCAGCGGCTAAAGAGGCGATTCGTGGAATTACTCGTGTAGCGGCAAATGAATTTGGGCCTTTTGGAATTAATGTAAATATCATTTCTCCAATTGCAAAATCAGAGGGAATGCTTCAATGGGCTGATGCGAATCCGGAATACTATCAAGCCATGCTTTCCAAAATTCCGTTAAGAAGACTTGGTGAAATTGAAAGCGATATCGGACGTGTGGCAGTATTTTTAGCGAGTGAAGACTCTGATTATATTACTGGACAAACGATTATGGTTGATGGTGGTTCAATTAAATTACGTTAA
- a CDS encoding YdbC family protein produces the protein MADIKFEIKETVGSLSQSPKGWSKELNLISWNGKEPKFDLRDWAPDHEKMGKGVTLSIEELKALRDLLNGMEL, from the coding sequence ATGGCAGATATTAAATTTGAAATCAAAGAAACAGTGGGGAGCCTATCACAGTCACCTAAAGGCTGGAGTAAAGAACTCAATCTCATTAGTTGGAATGGGAAAGAACCCAAATTCGACTTGCGTGACTGGGCACCTGACCATGAGAAAATGGGAAAAGGTGTTACATTAAGCATTGAGGAATTAAAAGCTTTGAGAGATTTGTTGAATGGGATGGAACTGTAA